The Paramisgurnus dabryanus chromosome 17, PD_genome_1.1, whole genome shotgun sequence genome includes the window CCAGTCTCATTCTCTTATTATCCTGCAGAACGGTAAGAACAAACAagccacattttttttaatgtttaacatGTTGACCTGGATCTTTTCGGTTAACCCTATGCCATTGCTTGTTCAGTGGAGACTTCGGCATGGCTTCCGCTCTATGGAAACCTGTGCTGTCAGCTTGTGGCTCAACCTGACTGCATGACTCAAGATATGATGACAGGCTACCTGAGCCAACAGGTAAAACTTGACATCAAGCACACACATCTGATCAATGTAGATATTCATATTAACATTTGCATATGGactgtgctgtgaattatttaaTTATACTAATGCCTATTCAATGACTGTATATTTAGCAAAGCATTGAGGGTTTGCAGCGCAGCTGTCGGCTGTACTGTGTGCTGAAGGCTGGACGGCTTTCGTGCTATTACTCACCTGAAGAGATTCAAGCTAAAATGGAGCCAAGCCTCATTATTCCCATAAACAAGGTATGGAAATGGGGCCTTTAAGCAATCACTTCTCCCCATCCCAAAAACCTAGCAATTCCCTCCTTCAATATAGGTCTATGGAATTAGATCTgccatttaataaaaaaataatagtatTTTTCACCAAGACAAGGTTTTGAAAGATACAGTACaagtatgtttgtgtgtgtgtgcaggatACTCGTATCCGGGTTGTAGGCAAAGATCATGAGAGGACTGGGTCTAGACTGTGCCTCATAAACCCAGGACATGGAGACTCTTCCAGTCATGTTTTCATCGCTGAAACTCCTGATGTCCTACAGGAGTGGCTGGATGCATTGCGGCAGCACATTTATGACCAGAGTAAGTTCAAATTTGATATTTTCACTCATGTATTTGGTGCCGTATATAACAAACCTGTCAGGAATTTGTGTTTGTAGTGACTTAATATTAACCCTTATATTAGGTCAGTGGCAACACGCATGCAACAAGCTTATGGAAATCGAAGTTTTGTCACCACGGAAACCACCACTCTTTCTGACGAAGGAAGCCGATTCTGTTTATAAGGATTTGAGTGAGTAATGAATTGACTGTCAACACAGAGACATTACATCATAACTTTAAGTGATCTACGAGAATGACTTGTAACCTCCTTATATTTTGTGTTAATGGCTCGTTTAAAAATAAATCCGTTTACTGGTTTCAGGCATCGGCTCCCCTGGGAAATTCGAAAGCTTGACTGACATAATTCACAACAAGATTGAGGAAACTGATGGGCGCTATCTCATTGGTCAGGGGGAGGAGAAAGAGCCTCCTCATTGGGCTGCACTGTTTGAAGGATCTCGACCAATGGTGGTACAAAAAGCAATTCTGTCACCAGGTAAAGAAAGTGACCAGTCAACTTTAAGTCCCACCACGAGCAGCAACAAAAAGAGGAGAGCTCCTCCACCCCCGCCTGATAAATTACCATATGCTGAACCTACCAGCATCATATCCAATCAGGAGAAAGAGAACTGTAAAGGGGCGAGGCCGCGAGCAGGGAGACCATCGCTGGATGCGAAATTCTCTGCCATCATCCAGCAGCTGCAAAAGAACCACACTTCCTATCGTAAAAACCCACCTCTGGGACAGATTGAGCCCTGTCAGCAGCCTTATACCCCAAAAAATGATGAGTTTGATAACCCTAAAAATTCCAGTCGGGACCCTCAGGCTCCGGTGCCGGCCCCCAGGAACAAACTGAGAATGTCATTCAGagaaaagaaaaacactaaAGCCTGGTAATTTCTTTagtcgtctgtctgtctatcttctCATGATTAATGAATTGGCACCTCTGCAGAAActttcatatttttattgatCCACCTTTGTGAAAGGT containing:
- the rtkn2 gene encoding rhotekin-2 — encoded protein: MDPQRDIQNFKRNISTRSTISSCSSLAMEIKRKKIRESMFFLNEDCDIQEKLDFEMRMRAGAYKLLVASTKKEQVLDASRSLLTCNARIKAYMTEAQRRKQHQDIRRSSNSLNQVPCKGKVAISGLRIPLFWKDSEHFNSKGNEQRVAVFCLMKIGSEIFDTEMVIADPSMTDICFEGVNIFSEAKPDFEITLELYSCGLEGEGAFVNTPKKLARKLRSSFGRSSGRKLCPLLDGGDPDTFLLSNPIPQGARYSMLAYTTLGLEQAEGSFQSHSLIILQNVETSAWLPLYGNLCCQLVAQPDCMTQDMMTGYLSQQQSIEGLQRSCRLYCVLKAGRLSCYYSPEEIQAKMEPSLIIPINKDTRIRVVGKDHERTGSRLCLINPGHGDSSSHVFIAETPDVLQEWLDALRQHIYDQSQWQHACNKLMEIEVLSPRKPPLFLTKEADSVYKDLSIGSPGKFESLTDIIHNKIEETDGRYLIGQGEEKEPPHWAALFEGSRPMVVQKAILSPGKESDQSTLSPTTSSNKKRRAPPPPPDKLPYAEPTSIISNQEKENCKGARPRAGRPSLDAKFSAIIQQLQKNHTSYRKNPPLGQIEPCQQPYTPKNDEFDNPKNSSRDPQAPVPAPRNKLRMSFREKKNTKAW